The Myripristis murdjan chromosome 4, fMyrMur1.1, whole genome shotgun sequence region CTAGACCCAGGACTCCTGCCTCTGTGTGGACTACGGGTGGGACTTGAGTCCAGACCCCCATGTCCTCTGCTCCTCTTATAGCGCTCAGCCTCTTGCCGGTAGtaatctctctcctcctctagaCTCCTGACAAATGCATCCAAGCGTGATGGGGAGCGCTCCCTTCCACAAACACCATGCTTAGTCCGCATGGTCTCCAGCTCCAGCACCAGGTCTTTGTCTAGGAAACAGAAACTTGAGAGTCAGTTATGCATCAGGACTGAGAAAGAAAAGCTGCTAGAACTGATGTGGAGAGATGCATTGCTATTACAGAGTGTCTAGTAAAAAAGGAGGATAAAGCCCAATTTCAGCAGGAGAGGGAAGAGCTAAGTGTTGCTTACCAGCTGCCATCAATTTCTCCATTTTGTCCTGCAGCctacttttttcttcctcaagGAAATTCAACAGTCCCTCCATTTTCTCATTCTGCTCCTTGAGCTCCACCAGCTGGTCCCTGAGACGATTTTTTTCATAGTCGCCTTCTGACTGCTCCTGAATTACCAGTGCAAAAAAGGTTATAACACAGATagtcatacattttttaaatatggagGTTCTTTGGCTGAACCTCCCGCATCTGTTTAAACCTATGACTACAAATCATATCATGTCACTCTGATGATTGGTAAAGAAAGTTCAGGGAATACTTTCCCCCCCCTGGTTTTCACTTCGAGATCCATTGAGATAGAAAAATTATGGTAAACATGTTTGAGAATAGCTCTTTCCTTACACTATGCAGCCTTAAAAGTAAATCGCCcacttttaaatatatatatctatatatatatgttattatctatctatctatctatctatctatagatagagatatctatatctatagatagatatagatagatagatagatagatagatagatagatataatgttattattgttgataGTAATAATTGGCAATTCATTGGTGACTAACTTTAAAACTGCTTCTTTGCAACTTAACATCcacaaaatttacattttaatgaggAATACTGTTAGTAACAAGACAATGCAATCTTTTCCTTGGTAGTGTCATGTTTTCAACAATATCCAATATATTTTCTACATAGATTCTACATTACATCTACATTACACTAACTTGGTTAGTGTAATATATGAAGGAaagttttctctcatttctgtcaAGGAACAGTTGTCCATTTTCACAAAGACGGTGTAAACTGTCCAAGGATATAGAAAATAACATTAAAGCCAATAGAACACATACATACCCGTCTAATTTTTGTGATAATATCCTCTAAGTCCTCAATGGTTGACTGCTGCCTTTGAATTTCTTTCTGATGAGAACACAAAGAGAAACATTCATGAAGTGTGTCTATTGGATCAATTTCAACTTCTTTTGTTATTAAACGCATGGACACTGGAGTGTGCTACTCCAGCTCTCCTGCATGTAAGGGTACactactttttcattttgtgcctTCTCATATTCTCACCTTAGCTTCCTGCAGTTCCAGATCAGCAGTTTCCAAGACGTGCTCCTTGTCCAGCTCTAGCTGCTTGGCAAGGTGATCTATGTGGGTAAGCTCATCACACAGTTCCTGGTTCTTTAGAGACAGATTGGCCACTTCAGTGGAGGCATCCTTCCTCTTCTGATGCAGCCCCTCTATCTTCTGCTCCAGTGTCCTGTTGGTCTCCTGTAAGTACTCGATCTGTGGACCCAAAGCAATGGGCAAGATGTAAAACAAACACTATGGAGACCAATATTCAACTGGAGGACCTGGATTTAAGGCACCTGTATAAAGAACCTGACTTCAGAGGGGTAACTGATCAAGACAATGAATTCTTATCAGCACCCAGGATGTCATTCTATTCCTGACAACAGACTTTCCCTATGGGGATCAGTGAGTTGTCACAGTGTAATTCATAACATCAATTTAGCTGCAGTGCCTCCCACCTCCACACTGGGAAACTGTTCCTACAGCTAAGAAATTCAAATccagtaaaaatataaaaatgtaaatacacgtGGCCTTGTAGCTCAGtccaacatttaaaaataacaattacaGTACAGCTATTTATCATGTGGCCATGCTTACCTGAAGGTTAAGGTGGGCGATCACTTTCTCATTGCTGATGTTCTGAGCCTCTAGGGAGATGACATCATGCGGACGTCCTCCGTCAAGCACACGATTTAGACGCTCAATCTCTTTGTCCCGCTCTTCAGTCTAATAACCAtgttcaaaaaagaaaagaaaaaaaaaacatgacatttaagCATATCATAATTTTATGTGCTTGTAACTAACTGATATTTATAATTCTTACCTGAATATTTAAGTGTTTTATACATTCCTGAGCATTTTCCAGGTCTAGTTTGACTTTTATGATGTCATCCTGCAGCTCCTGAATCCTGGAATTTAaggtgagagggaggaaaactctctcttaataaaataataataccagGGAAAGCTTGCTCCATCGCCACATCCATTCGATACCACATCTAAAGACACACTGGAGAGCATACCTTCCATCTGCCAGCTGTAGTAGGTCAGCTATGTATGGATCATCAGGCTGTGTCACGGGATAAGTCGTGGTAGTAGAGGGAGGTATGAGCTCATCAATTTGCATTCTCTGACGTCTGAAAGGAATGCTGCGCTTTTTTCCACCTGCAAACACACGCAATAAGAGGGATCCATGCATTTATCTGATCATTCTTCACATCCTAGTCTCTGCTGAGACTACCGTTGATGTTCCAGTTGCAGTCAAAATGTTGTAAAAGTAGTTTAAGTACAAGAAGCAGGAGCAGTACTACAAATGCTGTTGGAAACAATTACAAATAGATTACACAAATTAAACACAACTGGGAAAGTCAGTTTAACATGAAACCCTAGATACTGAGATGTGACATCCTCATTGTGTTTAAATGTAGATGGCACACATAACGTCAAGCTTTAACATGAACAATTAACTATGTGCTCCTGCAGAGCTTTAAGGTCTGAACAGTTTCACTAAAATGAAACATCACTTTAACATGTGCTGCTGGTTAGCACAAGTCAGACTGCTGGACCTACCAGGTGTCTGCACCACAGCTTGCATATTcttctcctgcagctgctggatgcGTTCAGCTTTAGCTTTGCTGTCTTTCTCCAGGCAGCGGACCTTGTGCACATACTGATTGTTTAAAAACTTCAGATCAGACGTCTCATGGTCCAGCTTCCTTATGTGCGTCTTGAGCTCTGATGCAAGACACAATTGCGTGAGGGTCAGGAATCACAACACTCTGATGTGAATGAGGATGATGgatgtgtgaacatgttttaacattttgttaggAGGGGGAATGACTCCTCCAACATAGTTTTACCTCTGCTGATGCAgtccttctcctccctcagctTCAGCAACTCAAGGTGCAGCTCGTTGTTTTCCCTGACCAGCCTGGCATTCTCTGCCTTGTATGGCTCCAGAAGAGCATCAAAGTTGcggttttctttctctgtcttccctgcTGCAAGTTTGGCATTGCGCAAGCTTTCAGTGGTGTGGACCAAATCACTGTAATGCAAAAATGACATACATTCATGTAAAAACACCTTCCAAAACTATGAACTAATGGACATGCTGGTATATAGGTGGGACGGCAGCATATGCATGAAGGCTTAAAGGCTCACCTGAACAGTTTCTCCACCAGTGGTAATGTTTCGATTCCCAGTGGCTGTCGATACCCCATCTGATCCAGACGTTTCCTCAAACTAATGAATTTCCTCTCTGCGTTGGTGCTCATCGTTGCAATTTGGCACAATATGTACTAGTAGATAACGCTGTTAGCTAGGGCTAATTAGCGAATATTAGACATAGCTCTTGTTCCAGATGCTGACGTTGGAAAACTGGCTACGGCTAGCTAGCCTGTGTGTTGACGTAAGCTAATGTTAAGTGACTTAGCTAATGAGCGGAAATTAGCGGCCGTGAACTAAGTTTGTGAGTTTACCTTGTTTACGTTACATGGTTATTTTGGTCTTTAGCCATTACAAGTAAATAATCGAGTAGTTAGCACCACCCGCCTTGTTAAATCACAGGGTGTTTGCCTTACCTTACTCGAAGGGAAGCTATGGTGTTTCTGACTGCTAACGTTAACCTGGCTATCATCAACTTAGTTCAACTTCAGTGGCAGACAACACCTTAAGGCAAATGTGTACATTAAAATCATTGCGTCCTATTGATCTAATAGCGTCACGTGTCATGGAGCTATAGTCAATATTCAACAAACTCGAGTTTCCGCGGCAAAGCGGTTTGAAAAGAGCGCCGATGATTCCTGCTCTTAACCCTGTCACCATGGAAATGAGGCACCACGAAGCATCAGGGTGTCTGTGTTTAGTGAACCGGCGTAGCCTGGGAGGGCGGAGTTTGTCCCACTGATCAGACTCAGGAATCAAAACACATAATACTGTTACAATGTCATACAAAGCGGTACAAGATTATGGAGGGTTGGCAACGGTTAATTTAATATGTACATCCGGCATTAAAGACGTAAGAAAATTATAACAAAAATGTCATAGGCCTACTGCAAAAGCACTCAACACAAGCAGTAACAGTGATAAAGTACATTTTGAATAGTTGAGTATtctcagagagacagataatgCGTTGCAGATTTCTGCAACTCTGTCCCCTGCACAAATTTCTGCCTCAAACACACAGTTCATTGGCATAAGAGCAACGCAAGGGTTTGTATGTGAGTGGTGTATCTTTAATTAGTGTGAGGCAGTAGTGTAGCACTGTGCAAAAGTGCATAGCAGCTAGACTAATGAGACTGGGCAATGCTGGAGAAATACTCCAGCATGTCTTGGATGGTGAACTCCATGGTGATCCCAGATCCAGGATAGCAACGACCGATCAAACCTTCAAAGTGCTTGTACTGACGGATGAACTCGTCTTGCATGGAGTGCCACACCACCTAGTGGAGGAAATGGAAATTGCAATCATTTAAGAGACTTAAAAAGACCTTTACCAGCTGAGCAGTTTTTTTTGCTCAATATGAAAAAGCACATGCATGTGGatgatatctctctctctctcgctttttcttatctctctctcacctgcagCAGACTCTCCTCTTCACACAGGTGCTTATCCACTTTCTTGTAAAGGTTGTCGAGCCCTTTTTTCACCTCCTTGCCGGGGTACTCTTTGATAACCTTACGTAGTTCTTGTTTGTTAAAGGCCAGCTGGTagctcacttcctcctcacgAACACCCTGCGCCACACGTGCCTCAACTCCCTCAAAGAAATGCTGCCAATAAGAGCGACAACAGTTTATTTATAATGCTTTGAATCCAATTTGCAAAACGTTTTTGTGATAAGTACCAATCATATTCCTCCTTACATTGAGCTTCTCGAGAGGCTGGCCCAGAGAGTTGATTACATAGGACTGCAGGTGGTCTGTGTACTTGTGCTTGGCCTCTCGCCTCTCTGCTTCCAAGCAAGAGATCTTCAGACGTGACAGAGTGGAGAAGATGTGGTGGAAATTCTCCATCATCACAACATCCCGTGGCGTCTTCTGGCTTTCATTGGCTACCTTCTCCACTGGAGACACAAGGTAGTCAGTATTCAGAACATGGTTTTCAGCAGCATATATTATTCTTCATTTTATAGAGAAGCATATAACTTGTAGGTAATCACTAGTTGATTTTGGTTTGCCAGTGATCTCACCGTTCATGAAGACAGCCCTGATGAGTTTGACATAAGCCTTATCCAGGTCCCCTCGGCGCTCTGCATTACGGAAGATTGTTTCAGCCAACTCGGCAAACTCCTCAAAACCAGTGACAAAAGGCAGGATTCCCACTTTGCTTTTCTTGGAAATCTTCACTTCCtccatttgtttgatttgaccagactgaaaagaaaaagagaatggGCCAAATCCATCACAACATAATAAAAAGTGGGTCCAGCTGAGATACACCATACTTTAATCAGAAACGTGATCACCAACATAAAAAGCAGGAAGAAGCAAGCATAATctccaaataaaatgctaaAGCTAAAATTCAGCAAAAAGAGGATATACTCCTGCACACCATCTGcactacattttatttatgcaacGTTTCAATGCATTGACGTTCCTCAGGCATCGACCTATGCACCTATtcagaaagcaagaaaaatgtGGGCTCTACTCACAATGCATTTGTCAAAGTTCCTCTTGACAATGACCAGCACGTTTCCCAGAGTGGTGCTGAGGTAAGAGGCAGGGTCAACATTCTCAGCAGTCCACACGTGGTGACTCATCTTCACCAGCATGTAAAGAGAGTGGAAGCTGTCGATCTTGTCACCAAGGGCTATGAGGCTGTTCAGCTCCGTTTCAATGCTTTGGAAGATTTTATTCATCATCAGCCGCACCATGTCTTTTCTAGAGTGACGAAAAACAATGAgtaagaaaaagagagggaaacggTGCAAGGGCCATGGATGACGGTTAAGTAGTGACAGCTCAAAATAGAgacaaatgttgttgttgtaatgtgACTGATGGCATTGGGTGATATTTGGAGCAGAGCCGTTGCCAAGAGATTTGAAACTACTCACTCTGACGACATGGAGTGTCTGTGTTCAGCTTGAGGAGGCATTCTCGATGGCACCCCTCCGTCTGAATCCTCCATTTCTGGCTGTCAGGAAAACGGCGAGCGAAAATGAGAAATGTAAACACACTTGCAAACAATTACACATATAAATCAATGTCACTATGACCAAAAACAGTTCAGTATCTGTTACTGCTGCACTATCGAGTTTCACGCCCCAAAAATATCAGTTACTGAAGCTGTCATTCATGACTTACAGAACTCACCCCTGTTTTATGTATCAGTCGCTAAATTGGTTAACACCTAAATCTAGAAGACACTTGCACaggctgatttatttttatatgaccTTTCTTTAATTATTACTTCAAACAACTTTTAATCCCAGATCATCATATGGTCCAAGGCATACTGAGCATCCTTTTTACTTTGTTCCTAGCATTTCTAAAGAAATTGGATGATGGGCCTTTAAATTTAAACCTCCATCTGACTGGAACAAACTGCCCTGTTCACTTAGATCTATTACCTTCTTTCATTACTTTAAAGCATCTCTTTTTACTTGTCTTCAAATAACCTGTTCTTGCCTGTAATTACACCTGATTTATGGAAATTATTTATCTTTAATGTGTAGGTGCATGTCATTGTATGCATATCGTtttgcatgggtgtgtgtacatttgactTTTGACATTTTAGGGGAACTAGTGTGCGCGGCAGTGGCTAGGCCTGACCTTTTGTTGTatacatgtgtttgtatttgtgttgtatTGCTTTATGTATTGTCTTTGCTGTGTAATTGTGTTAAGGACCCCATTTCAAACGAAGTGATTCATCTCAAGGGCTTTATCCTTTCAATAAAATGTGATGAACAAATGTCATGGACTACAACCGCCAACGTGATCCTATTTCAATTTAGTATCTTGGCGAATTTGTATGCTACCACTGACTGCAAGTCACTCAGTATTGCTGAATTATGATCTTACTGTAACAGGGATTTACGTGAACACACAGATTTACCTGAGCAAGCGGGGGTGTAATTGTCgggtgctgctgcagcttaAAGAACTTGCTGATGAAGTCTTGCTCTGCCAGACACAGGGGttccagttcactgaggacctGCTCAAATATCTACGGACAAAATATACATTATCAGGaattcacacactctcacaactCTGTTTGCATACTTCATCTGAGGGCTGGAAGAAAAGATACATTTATTAAAAGAAGATATACAGGCACTATAGATCAGCGAGAACTGAAATTTAATGGATACCACCTCACCTTGTCAAACTTGGTCCTGTCGGCCACATCTAGGTCGGAGGCAGACATGTTGCCCATGTCTAGCAGGGAGGAAGACTGGGAACGCCTGCTGTTGGAGCCCTGAACTGTCAGCTTGTTCAGGCTTGAGGTGGAACCTGTCAACTTCCCAGAGCTGCCATGCAGGCCTGGGACACCACAAGAGGTACAATGTGTGATTGAAAAGTGTTAAATACAAGTAAACACATATCTTTGGAACATCACTCAGACCACAGGCCCCTGGAGTCAATTCTCCCCCTGCATTCAGAGGATTGAGTCATTGCTTTCTTAGGCATTTAACATAGTGTCTGATTATGTTAAAATGTACTCTGCTGTATTGTGAACAAAGATAAAGCATAAGCCTAAAGATCCATGGCAGGGTAGGGGTACACAGGGCTAAAAAGTTGTCAATATGGAGTAGCAAGGTGGTCTTGAGCAAAGGTTTCCCTATTTAAAGTGCAGCTGTATGAGACACAGTAGTAAGAAGCAGCATGAGTAACCGACAGTGGAAGTGCCCTATCCAAGTGTGATACTTactttctgtttcctgtttgagTGCACTCTCTTTCCGCGGAAGCGTGGCTGGCAGCCAGTTAGAAAGGCAGGcatcaaagacagagacaggttaGGCTTTTAACATGCAGCATGGGAGGGGGTGATGCTAGATGTTAGATGAACCAAGTTACATACGCTGACGTGCACTGCAGTGGCTTAGGTATGCCTGTAGCTTGGTCAGTCCTCAGGaaaacaaattctttttttgttttgttttcacaaggAAAAGGTAATAAAGAATGCAGAAAGCAGAATTCTATTATTTTGCCAAAACCAAAGCTCAACCAAGAGACCTGCTGAAATGTTATTACTCAAGTGAGTTAAGAATTGATCTTTCAGTGGCCTCtaacaaaaagcaaatgaagCATCCTCAAAGGGCTATACCACAAGTAAGACATCCAAACACTGGGAGTGACCCTTAGATGGGAAAAGATGATCATACAGGCATCCTTTGAAGCAACTAAACTGTAAtttgcacacaaatacattgtTTACACGTGGTGCATTTTAAATGATGGACAAAATAATCTACAGATACAGTCACGTTTCTCTAGATTCATCAGGACGATCATATTACCCCATAGAACTCTGTCTGAACGGGTATAG contains the following coding sequences:
- the exoc1 gene encoding exocyst complex component 1 isoform X2; this encodes MTAIKHALQRDIFTPNDERLLSIVNVCKAGKKKKNCFLCATVTTERPVQVKVVKVKKSDKGDFYKRQMAWELRDLAEVDAKDASKENPEFDLHFEKVYRWVASSTAEKNSFISCIWKLNQRYLRKKVEFVNVSSQLLEESVPSGESQSVAGGDEDALDDYQELNAREEQDIESMMEVCEYAISNAEAFAEKLSRELQVLDGANIQSIMASEKQVNILMQLLDEALAEVDTIEGKLSSYEEMLQSVKEQMDQISQSNRLIQISNTNNGKLLDEIQFLVNYMDLSKGHIRALQDGDLSSPKGIEACINASEALLQCMNVALRPGHDKLMAVKQQQHLFSELRDTFARRLTNHLNNVFVHQGHDQSSTLSQHTAELTLPKHSPLHRDLLRYAKLMEWLKNTHREKYEGLSRTYVDYMTRLYEREIKDFFEVAKIKMAGTTKEAKGKFATLPRKESALKQETESLHGSSGKLTGSTSSLNKLTVQGSNSRRSQSSSLLDMGNMSASDLDVADRTKFDKIFEQVLSELEPLCLAEQDFISKFFKLQQHPTITPPLAQPEMEDSDGGVPSRMPPQAEHRHSMSSEKDMVRLMMNKIFQSIETELNSLIALGDKIDSFHSLYMLVKMSHHVWTAENVDPASYLSTTLGNVLVIVKRNFDKCISGQIKQMEEVKISKKSKVGILPFVTGFEEFAELAETIFRNAERRGDLDKAYVKLIRAVFMNVEKVANESQKTPRDVVMMENFHHIFSTLSRLKISCLEAERREAKHKYTDHLQSYVINSLGQPLEKLNHFFEGVEARVAQGVREEEVSYQLAFNKQELRKVIKEYPGKEVKKGLDNLYKKVDKHLCEEESLLQVVWHSMQDEFIRQYKHFEGLIGRCYPGSGITMEFTIQDMLEYFSSIAQSH
- the exoc1 gene encoding exocyst complex component 1 isoform X1; amino-acid sequence: MTAIKHALQRDIFTPNDERLLSIVNVCKAGKKKKNCFLCATVTTERPVQVKVVKVKKSDKGDFYKRQMAWELRDLAEVDAKDASKENPEFDLHFEKVYRWVASSTAEKNSFISCIWKLNQRYLRKKVEFVNVSSQLLEELPKAEESVPSGESQSVAGGDEDALDDYQELNAREEQDIESMMEVCEYAISNAEAFAEKLSRELQVLDGANIQSIMASEKQVNILMQLLDEALAEVDTIEGKLSSYEEMLQSVKEQMDQISQSNRLIQISNTNNGKLLDEIQFLVNYMDLSKGHIRALQDGDLSSPKGIEACINASEALLQCMNVALRPGHDKLMAVKQQQHLFSELRDTFARRLTNHLNNVFVHQGHDQSSTLSQHTAELTLPKHSPLHRDLLRYAKLMEWLKNTHREKYEGLSRTYVDYMTRLYEREIKDFFEVAKIKMAGTTKEAKGKFATLPRKESALKQETESLHGSSGKLTGSTSSLNKLTVQGSNSRRSQSSSLLDMGNMSASDLDVADRTKFDKIFEQVLSELEPLCLAEQDFISKFFKLQQHPTITPPLAQPEMEDSDGGVPSRMPPQAEHRHSMSSEKDMVRLMMNKIFQSIETELNSLIALGDKIDSFHSLYMLVKMSHHVWTAENVDPASYLSTTLGNVLVIVKRNFDKCISGQIKQMEEVKISKKSKVGILPFVTGFEEFAELAETIFRNAERRGDLDKAYVKLIRAVFMNVEKVANESQKTPRDVVMMENFHHIFSTLSRLKISCLEAERREAKHKYTDHLQSYVINSLGQPLEKLNHFFEGVEARVAQGVREEEVSYQLAFNKQELRKVIKEYPGKEVKKGLDNLYKKVDKHLCEEESLLQVVWHSMQDEFIRQYKHFEGLIGRCYPGSGITMEFTIQDMLEYFSSIAQSH